ATATTTAAAGTTAGATACTAATTCATCTATTTTTGATACATCTAAGGACTTACCACTTTTTAAATCACTATTTAAACTTACAGCTAAGCTTTCTTCTTTTCCATTGTATATTATTCTATCTATTTCTATGGCTTGCATAATAAAGGGTATAAGGGTTAGAGTTATTAGTTTTTTCATAATTGCCTTTCTATTTTTATTATTCTATACCTTCTTCTTTCTCTTTTCTTTCAAATAGTTCTAATATCATTTCTCCTAATTCTTTTTCTGTTGGTTTTGTTTCAAAACAATGTTTTGTCCATTCTGGTTGACTTTCTCTAACTGAAAAAGCACTGCCGTTTTTCATAAACAATTCTAATTTAAATTGATTATTTGTTTCACAAAATCCAATTAAATTATATTTTTCCATAACTTTTTTTGAACTAGATAGATTAAACCATTTCATACTCCACTTTGAATTTATATCATTCATTATTAATTCATCATCACTATTACTTAACGCAAAAAAAACAAGTTCTCCAATTTTTTCACTATTTTGCTTTGATAAATATGAAATAATAGCAAAGTCTTTTTGTGTTATTAGACCAACTTCATCAATTCCACTTATTGTAATAAGCATTCTATATTTTTCTTTTTTTTTCTCTTTATAAATGTATACATCTTTCATAAAATTACACTCCTAACAATTATTTTATTATCGTAATATTTATATCTATTCCTTTAGATTTGGCATATTCTAAGCCTTTTTTAAAAGCATTAATATGATGTATTTTTAACGGAACATTATTTATAACAACATTTAAAATTTTTTTATTAATTTGATCTTTCTTTAATATTTTACCATTTTTCCCATCTTGAATAAAATCAACAATTTCATCAACATACTTCTTTAAAACATTATACATACCTGTTTCAGTTTGATACGTTTTTGCTCCCTCTAAATACATACTTTTTACACTTGTCGCTGTCTTAGTAGCTGCATCATAATGAT
The DNA window shown above is from Streptobacillus canis and carries:
- a CDS encoding osmolarity sensor protein EnvZ; the protein is MKDVYIYKEKKKEKYRMLITISGIDEVGLITQKDFAIISYLSKQNSEKIGELVFFALSNSDDELIMNDINSKWSMKWFNLSSSKKVMEKYNLIGFCETNNQFKLELFMKNGSAFSVRESQPEWTKHCFETKPTEKELGEMILELFERKEKEEGIE